From one Lolium rigidum isolate FL_2022 chromosome 4, APGP_CSIRO_Lrig_0.1, whole genome shotgun sequence genomic stretch:
- the LOC124650088 gene encoding probable 1-acyl-sn-glycerol-3-phosphate acyltransferase 5 → MNGSAGSNGNHVNGKQAAPSVDLPAPSVFNNGPRHRPLTTLRRCRGVLCLVIMPVTAFMMMVYLAPFTTFVVRLFSVHYSRKWTCFLFGMWLAMFPFLFEKINGTRFVFSGERVPPKECVLMFANHRTEVDWMYLWDLALRKGRLQSIKYILKKSLMKLPIFNWAFHIIEFIPVERNWEIDEPLIRRRLTGLKNPKDPLWLAVFPEGTDYTEKKCIKSQQYAAEHGLPILKNVLLPKIKGFNCCLQELRSNLDAVYDITIAYKHRLPTFMDNVYGVDPSEVHIHTEILQVSDIPIAEDEVSDWLTERFRLKDELLSDFLATGHFPNEGTEEELSTFKCVANFVAVIGTTGVLIYLTLFSSVWFRIFVVCSASFLTFATLYCVHVPQLVCLPEADSHAKKL, encoded by the exons ATGAACGGTTCAGCTGGTTCCAACGGGAACCATGTGAACGGGAAGCAAGCAGCGCCAAGTGTGGATCTGCCCGCTCCTTCAGTTTTCAACAATGGACCGAGACACCGCCCGCTGACTACGTTGAGACGCTGCCGTGGCGTGTTATGCCTGGTGATCATGCCGGTGACCGCGTTTATGATGATGGTTTACCTAGCACCTTTCACCACCTTTGTTGTGCGTCTGTTCAGTGTGCACTACAGCAGGAAGTGGACATGCTTTCTGTTTGGGATGTGGTTGGCCATGTTTCCATtcttgtttgagaagattaacGGGACCAGGTTTGTTTTCTCTGGCGAAAGAGTGCCGCCAAAGGAGTGTGTCTTGATGTTTGCTAACCACAGAACTGAGGTCGACTGGATGTACTTGTGGGATCTTGCGCTGAGGAAAGGACGTTTGCAGTCTATCAAGTACATCCTCAAGAAAAGCTTGATGAAGCTGCCTATTTTCAACTGGGCATTCCACATTATTGAGTTTATTCCGGTAGAGCGCAACTGGGAGATTGATGAACCACTAATCAGAAGAAGACTTACTGGATTGAAGAACCCCAAGGATCCCCTTTGGCTTGCAGTTTTTCCTGAAGGCACTGATTATAC TGAGAAGAAATGTATCAAAAGTCAACAGTATGCGGCAGAACATGGTTTACCTATTCTGAAGAATGTTCTCCTTCCCAAGATAAAGGGTTTCAATTGCTGCCTGCAAGAGCTGAGGAGTAACTTAGATGCTG TTTACGACATCACGATCGCATATAAGCATCGGCTGCCAACTTTTATGGACAACGTATACGGCGTCGATCCTTCCGAGGTCCACATCCACACCGAAATCCTCCAAGTCTCTGACATACCCATAGCAGAGGACGAAGTCTCCGACTGGCTCACGGAGAGGTTCAGGCTGAAGGACGAGCTGCTGTCTGACTTTCTGGCAACGGGTCACTTCCCCAACGAAGGAACTGAGGAAGAGCTGTCCACATTCAAGTGCGTCGCGAATTTTGTAGCTGTGATTGGCACGACAGGGGTCCTCATCTACCTGACCCTGTTCTCGTCCGTGTGGTTCAGGATCTTCGTGGTGTGCAGCGCTTCGTTCCTAACGTTCGCCACCTTGTACTGCGTGCATGTGCCCCAGCTTGTGTGTCTCCCAGAGGCCGACTCTCATGCCAAGAAACTCTGA
- the LOC124650090 gene encoding uncharacterized protein LOC124650090 isoform X2, whose translation MASIQHSLLTPSPLCCCSYALLHPRTRKPSPAPRFPNGTFSTEKPFLRRDFSERGGTLAWKMAGRRRLAVAGAGKGPFFGGGRRRQGSTARTVGNLAFVALVAYLAVSGQFRWLLDAIVSLWLIAFFLPIVGLGALVFLARRNILQSDCPNCGKSFRVLKTSLKNGPQFCPYCTQPFSVQDDKFVRESASFSSGRASPSAQAFNELFNRGSKEKAPSGPGTIVDIEADVTDIE comes from the exons ATGGCCTCAATCCAACACTCTCTTCTCACCCCTTCTCCGCTCTGCTGTTGTTCCTACGCTCTCCTTCACCCGAGGACCAGGAAACCATCTCCAGCTCCAAGGTTTCCAAATGGCACCTTCTCCACGGAGAAGCCGTTCTTGCGGCGCGATTTCTCGGAGAGAGGCGGGACCTTGGCCTGGAAAATGGCGGGAAGGCGGCGCCTCGCCGTGGCCGGAGCCGGGAAGGGCCCCTTctttggcggcggccggcggcggcaggggtcAACTGCCCGGACCGTGGGGAACCTCGCCTTCGTCGCGCTGGTGGCGTACCTCGCGGTGAGCGGCCAGTTCCGGTGGCTGCTCGACGCCATCGTCTCTCTCTGG CTTATCGCTTTTTTTCTGCCTATTGTGGGTCTCGGCGCACTTGTATTCTTGGCACGGCGCAATATACTTCAGAGCGAT TGTCCCAACTGTGGAAAAAGCTTCCGGGTACTGAA GACGTCTTTGAAGAATGGTCCACAATTCTGTCCTTATTGCACTCAACCTTTCTCTG TTCAGGATGATAAGTTTGTCAGAGAATCTGCTAGCTTTTCATCTGGAAGGGCCTCTCCAAGTGCACAAGCCTTCAATGAGTTATTCAatcgtggatcaaaag AAAAGGCGCCTTCTGGTCCTGGAACGATTGTAGACATCGAGGCTGACGTCACGGACATCGAGTGA
- the LOC124650090 gene encoding uncharacterized protein LOC124650090 isoform X1, translating to MASIQHSLLTPSPLCCCSYALLHPRTRKPSPAPRFPNGTFSTEKPFLRRDFSERGGTLAWKMAGRRRLAVAGAGKGPFFGGGRRRQGSTARTVGNLAFVALVAYLAVSGQFRWLLDAIVSLWSDCPNCGKSFRVLKTSLKNGPQFCPYCTQPFSVQDDKFVRESASFSSGRASPSAQAFNELFNRGSKEKAPSGPGTIVDIEADVTDIE from the exons ATGGCCTCAATCCAACACTCTCTTCTCACCCCTTCTCCGCTCTGCTGTTGTTCCTACGCTCTCCTTCACCCGAGGACCAGGAAACCATCTCCAGCTCCAAGGTTTCCAAATGGCACCTTCTCCACGGAGAAGCCGTTCTTGCGGCGCGATTTCTCGGAGAGAGGCGGGACCTTGGCCTGGAAAATGGCGGGAAGGCGGCGCCTCGCCGTGGCCGGAGCCGGGAAGGGCCCCTTctttggcggcggccggcggcggcaggggtcAACTGCCCGGACCGTGGGGAACCTCGCCTTCGTCGCGCTGGTGGCGTACCTCGCGGTGAGCGGCCAGTTCCGGTGGCTGCTCGACGCCATCGTCTCTCTCTGG AGCGAT TGTCCCAACTGTGGAAAAAGCTTCCGGGTACTGAA GACGTCTTTGAAGAATGGTCCACAATTCTGTCCTTATTGCACTCAACCTTTCTCTG TTCAGGATGATAAGTTTGTCAGAGAATCTGCTAGCTTTTCATCTGGAAGGGCCTCTCCAAGTGCACAAGCCTTCAATGAGTTATTCAatcgtggatcaaaag AAAAGGCGCCTTCTGGTCCTGGAACGATTGTAGACATCGAGGCTGACGTCACGGACATCGAGTGA